The following proteins come from a genomic window of Gimesia chilikensis:
- a CDS encoding GNAT family N-acetyltransferase, producing the protein MKIRRAELADLEAMTEIYNEAILTSTATFDLEPQTREERLPWFESHDERFPILVAECDGEIAGWACLSRWRTRKAYERTAETSFYVKGTQRGKGIGRQLKQAVIDEARRLNFHTLIAGVSQGNEISLHLNKSFGFEEVGTFREVGYKFDQWLDVTYLQLMLD; encoded by the coding sequence ATGAAAATCCGGCGGGCGGAATTAGCGGATCTGGAGGCGATGACCGAGATTTATAATGAAGCGATTCTGACATCGACGGCGACCTTTGATCTGGAGCCGCAAACACGCGAGGAGCGGTTGCCCTGGTTTGAGTCGCATGATGAACGCTTTCCGATTCTGGTGGCGGAGTGCGACGGAGAAATCGCGGGCTGGGCCTGTCTGTCCCGCTGGCGGACCCGCAAGGCATATGAGCGGACTGCGGAAACCTCTTTCTACGTGAAGGGGACGCAGCGCGGGAAAGGGATCGGGCGACAGTTGAAGCAGGCGGTTATCGATGAAGCGCGGCGACTGAATTTTCACACGTTGATCGCAGGCGTGTCACAGGGGAATGAAATCAGCCTGCATCTGAATAAAAGCTTCGGCTTTGAAGAGGTCGGCACGTTCCGCGAAGTGGGCTATAAATTCGACCAATGGCTGGACGTAACTTATCTGCAGTTGATGCTGGATTGA
- a CDS encoding sialidase family protein, translating into MKRFFLCAALMLLVVTSGSLRVRAADQPVSILAQRISGHIHPSICQADDGTLIVVFKGENVLLCSRSTDEGATWSKPEPIPASAKRPEVIRAVQKFEVYPGTADTLPDGRILVTWNYIADDKARDGYYERALLYVISADQGKTWSDQRLIGPVDGMHLGAVRHNVLPWSEGQWLLPLRTGVPRVFDPQTGKLTAFPLVGPDGKQHEFQQIVRLQDGGLLAMGPVLLHSNDQGKQWKQIAGFPAVPDQRDNAEGRFLTVLTDGRVLVTWGRGHNNRGLSYNLSLDDGQTWDAKRTVVLLPETPVTARYYSARTIQLDDRHVGTVFMNRDGVHFLKVPLSRLQGSEGT; encoded by the coding sequence ATGAAACGTTTTTTCCTGTGTGCTGCGCTCATGCTGCTGGTAGTGACGTCTGGATCTCTGAGAGTCCGGGCGGCGGACCAGCCGGTTTCGATTCTGGCACAACGCATTAGTGGGCACATTCATCCTTCGATCTGCCAGGCCGATGATGGAACGCTGATCGTGGTGTTCAAGGGGGAGAATGTGCTGCTCTGCTCGCGTTCTACGGATGAGGGCGCGACGTGGTCCAAGCCGGAACCGATCCCGGCGTCTGCGAAACGGCCCGAAGTCATTCGTGCGGTTCAGAAGTTCGAAGTCTATCCCGGCACGGCAGACACATTGCCCGATGGCCGGATTCTGGTGACCTGGAATTACATCGCCGACGATAAAGCCCGCGATGGTTATTACGAGCGGGCCCTGCTGTATGTGATCAGCGCCGATCAGGGGAAGACGTGGAGTGATCAGCGGTTGATCGGCCCGGTGGACGGGATGCATCTGGGGGCGGTGCGACATAATGTGCTCCCCTGGAGCGAGGGCCAGTGGTTACTGCCTTTGCGGACCGGGGTGCCGCGCGTCTTTGATCCGCAGACGGGGAAGCTCACAGCGTTTCCGCTGGTGGGCCCCGACGGCAAACAGCATGAGTTTCAGCAGATCGTACGTTTGCAGGACGGTGGTCTGCTGGCAATGGGACCGGTGTTGCTACATTCGAATGATCAGGGAAAGCAGTGGAAACAGATCGCTGGCTTTCCCGCGGTTCCCGATCAGCGGGATAATGCGGAGGGGCGTTTCCTGACGGTGCTGACTGACGGGAGAGTGCTGGTGACCTGGGGCCGGGGGCACAACAATCGGGGGCTGTCTTATAACCTGTCGCTGGATGACGGGCAGACGTGGGACGCGAAGCGGACGGTCGTGCTGCTGCCGGAGACGCCGGTAACGGCCCGCTATTATTCTGCGCGGACCATTCAACTGGATGACAGGCATGTGGGAACGGTGTTTATGAACCGGGACGGCGTGCATTTTCTCAAAGTCCCGCTGTCCCGTCTGCAGGGATCTGAGGGGACTTGA